A stretch of the Bradyrhizobium sp. CCBAU 53351 genome encodes the following:
- a CDS encoding methyl-accepting chemotaxis protein: protein MAIRLGVGRLLGRFKPRFKMPTWGVRGSLFTAFAVIAGMGLVIAAGAGLALQNLGTRMTELSGRDIPRLAASLQLSALSASLAAQGPALLAAQSEDALNERTKKLKELQEQTQQKLTEIIQLGGDKTVVSGLSETMKSINEAAQSLAKAARERLDIAALHDKQYDALRTAQGAFVGAASPAMLDAQTRVNAILGSADLSAADASDAAQTVGQLGNVVASGNLAAADMSAALSANTSDKLDDIQKEFKTAQGRLRSNLDLLPDNQGNKMLRDTAEKLLALGTGKTGVFNLREKELDAADYGQTILDETRKLNVGLGISVQQLVDGVQKETNASTSQAQQETSLATTVMLALGALMLVGSALFVWLYVGRNILRRIRELQRAMQLLSAGDLDTEIVRSRQNDEIGVMKETLTVFRDSMIEARALAGEQEKDRIAKAERAARMEAKIAEFENTVRSALDNLAQSANSMQSTAQSMSTTADQSNALVNAVASAAEETSVNVQTVSSGTEQLSSSIEEISKQVVTSAAIAKKAVDEAGATDATVQSLADSASRISVVVDLIQTIASQTNLLALNATIEAARAGEAGRGFAVVASEVKSLASQTAKATEEIRSQIASMQNITTSAVGAIQGIGRIIGEIDNVTTTIAAAVEEQGAATREIARNIQHAAGGTSEVSSNIVGVSTASAEAGAAANEVLGASDALRREADMLRGEIDAFLNNMRAA from the coding sequence ATGGCTATCCGTCTGGGCGTTGGCCGTTTGCTTGGTCGATTCAAGCCGCGATTCAAAATGCCGACATGGGGCGTGCGTGGCAGCCTGTTTACGGCCTTCGCGGTGATCGCGGGCATGGGCCTCGTGATCGCAGCCGGCGCTGGCCTCGCGCTGCAGAATCTTGGAACTCGCATGACGGAGCTGAGCGGACGGGACATTCCGCGCCTTGCCGCCAGCCTGCAATTGTCGGCGCTGAGCGCGAGCCTCGCGGCCCAGGGACCGGCGCTGCTCGCGGCGCAAAGCGAGGACGCGCTCAACGAGCGTACCAAGAAGCTCAAGGAGCTGCAGGAGCAGACGCAGCAGAAGCTCACCGAGATCATCCAGCTCGGCGGCGACAAGACCGTCGTGTCCGGCCTCAGCGAGACGATGAAGAGCATCAACGAGGCGGCGCAGAGCCTGGCCAAGGCCGCCCGCGAACGGCTGGACATCGCCGCCCTGCACGACAAGCAATATGACGCGCTACGCACCGCGCAGGGCGCCTTCGTCGGCGCGGCCAGCCCGGCAATGCTCGACGCTCAGACCCGGGTCAACGCCATTCTCGGCTCGGCCGACCTGTCCGCCGCGGATGCTTCCGACGCGGCGCAGACCGTCGGTCAGCTCGGCAACGTCGTCGCCAGCGGCAATCTCGCTGCCGCCGACATGAGCGCGGCGCTGTCGGCCAACACCAGCGACAAGCTCGACGACATCCAGAAGGAATTCAAGACGGCCCAGGGCCGCCTGCGATCCAACCTCGATCTGTTGCCGGACAATCAGGGCAACAAGATGCTGCGCGACACCGCGGAGAAGCTGCTGGCGCTCGGCACCGGCAAGACCGGCGTGTTCAATCTGCGCGAGAAGGAGCTCGACGCCGCCGATTACGGCCAGACCATCCTGGACGAGACCCGCAAGCTCAATGTCGGCCTCGGCATCAGCGTGCAGCAGCTCGTCGACGGCGTGCAGAAGGAGACCAACGCCTCGACCTCCCAGGCGCAGCAGGAGACCTCGCTCGCGACGACCGTGATGCTGGCGCTCGGCGCCTTGATGCTGGTTGGCTCGGCGCTGTTCGTCTGGCTCTATGTCGGCCGCAACATCCTGCGCCGCATCCGCGAGCTTCAGCGCGCCATGCAGCTGCTGTCGGCCGGCGACCTCGACACCGAGATCGTGCGTTCCCGCCAGAACGACGAGATCGGCGTGATGAAGGAAACGCTGACCGTGTTCCGTGACAGCATGATCGAAGCCCGGGCGCTCGCCGGCGAGCAGGAAAAGGACCGTATCGCCAAGGCCGAGCGTGCCGCGCGCATGGAAGCGAAGATCGCCGAGTTCGAGAACACGGTGCGCTCCGCGCTCGACAATCTGGCGCAGTCGGCCAATTCGATGCAGTCGACCGCACAGAGCATGTCGACCACCGCAGACCAGTCCAACGCGCTCGTCAACGCCGTCGCCTCCGCCGCCGAGGAGACCTCGGTCAACGTGCAAACCGTGTCGTCGGGCACCGAGCAGCTGTCGTCCTCGATCGAGGAGATCAGCAAGCAGGTCGTGACCTCGGCCGCGATCGCCAAGAAGGCGGTCGACGAAGCCGGCGCGACCGACGCCACGGTGCAGAGCCTCGCCGACAGCGCGAGCCGCATCAGCGTCGTGGTCGATCTGATCCAGACCATCGCCTCGCAGACCAATCTGCTCGCGCTCAACGCCACCATCGAGGCGGCGCGCGCGGGCGAGGCCGGCCGCGGCTTCGCGGTGGTTGCCTCCGAGGTGAAGAGCCTCGCGAGCCAGACCGCCAAGGCGACGGAGGAAATCCGCAGCCAGATCGCCAGCATGCAGAACATCACGACGTCGGCGGTCGGCGCCATCCAGGGCATCGGCCGGATCATCGGCGAGATCGACAACGTGACTACGACGATCGCGGCCGCCGTCGAGGAGCAGGGCGCGGCCACGCGCGAGATCGCCCGCAACATCCAGCATGCGGCCGGCGGCACCAGCGAGGTCTCCAGCAACATCGTCGGCGTCTCCACTGCCTCGGCCGAAGCCGGCGCCGCCGCGAACGAGGTGCTGGGCGCCTCCGACGCGCTGCGCCGCGAGGCCGACATGCTGCGCGGTGAGATCGACGCGTTCCTCAACAACATGCGGGCGGCGTAA
- a CDS encoding outer membrane protein, which yields MKKILFATVALLVVGVAAPAVGADLGNRNYYKAPAPAYAAPIYNWTGFYIGGHVGGAFSSDNNFNGLSTGNNGNGRFLGGVQVGGDWQFHPNFLVGVEGQYSWLSGSVGAVFPGGIAYTNDQRGLGSITGRVGYTWGPGLVYVKGGYAYSDNNEKVTVGGVPTAFVITGDHRNGYTVGAGLEYMFAPNWSAKAEYQYYNFGDASFTGGPLVGTGKFTTDDHTIKAGVNYRFNWASTGGARY from the coding sequence ATGAAGAAGATTCTGTTTGCGACGGTTGCGCTGCTCGTGGTGGGCGTGGCTGCACCGGCCGTCGGTGCCGATCTCGGCAACCGCAACTATTACAAGGCGCCCGCGCCGGCCTATGCCGCGCCGATCTACAACTGGACCGGTTTCTACATCGGTGGCCATGTCGGCGGCGCGTTCTCCAGCGACAACAATTTCAACGGCCTCTCCACCGGCAACAACGGCAACGGCCGTTTCCTCGGCGGCGTGCAGGTCGGCGGGGACTGGCAGTTCCATCCGAACTTCCTGGTCGGCGTCGAGGGCCAGTATTCCTGGCTCTCCGGCAGCGTCGGCGCGGTGTTTCCGGGCGGAATCGCCTACACCAACGACCAGCGCGGTCTCGGCTCGATCACCGGCCGCGTCGGCTACACCTGGGGTCCCGGCCTCGTCTACGTGAAGGGCGGTTACGCCTATTCCGACAACAACGAGAAGGTGACCGTCGGCGGCGTGCCGACCGCCTTCGTCATCACGGGCGATCACCGCAACGGCTACACCGTCGGTGCCGGCCTCGAATACATGTTCGCCCCGAACTGGTCGGCCAAGGCCGAGTACCAGTATTACAATTTCGGCGACGCGAGCTTCACCGGCGGTCCGCTGGTGGGCACCGGCAAGTTCACCACCGACGACCACACCATCAAGGCGGGCGTCAACTACCGCTTCAACTGGGCCAGCACGGGCGGCGCGCGCTACTGA
- a CDS encoding RidA family protein, producing the protein MKRIRVEPISTYLERRRKGPIYPVVIAEGLVYLSGLPPFDPDTGDVRPLPFERQAEIVLNQMQLCLQAAGSSLAEVIKCNVYCTPDLAHFAAFNEVYARYFRDETPARIFVHVPSWPGPFDVEVDCIALAGRGG; encoded by the coding sequence ATGAAGAGGATCCGCGTGGAGCCGATATCGACCTATCTGGAGCGTCGCCGCAAAGGCCCGATCTATCCGGTCGTGATAGCCGAGGGCCTGGTCTATCTGTCCGGCTTGCCACCGTTCGATCCTGACACGGGCGACGTCAGGCCGTTGCCATTCGAGCGACAGGCCGAGATCGTGCTGAACCAGATGCAGCTCTGCCTGCAAGCGGCAGGATCGTCGCTGGCCGAGGTGATCAAGTGCAACGTCTATTGCACGCCAGATCTCGCGCATTTCGCCGCGTTCAACGAGGTCTATGCCCGCTACTTCCGGGACGAGACGCCTGCGCGCATCTTCGTGCACGTCCCATCATGGCCCGGGCCGTTCGACGTCGAGGTCGATTGCATCGCGCTGGCAGGGCGCGGTGGATGA
- a CDS encoding helix-turn-helix transcriptional regulator encodes MVEVAALVGDTGRATMLAALMGGQALTASELASRARISRSTASGHLGKLVRARLLDVTQKRRNRYYRIASPLIAGMLEGIKAVAAIEVPQRHQPRSIGDDRLRFARTCYDHLAGQLGVAIADALVAEGHIVLAGDGGEVTASGINFLSAFGAALGPKSGGRRIFCRPCLDWSERRHHLAGHVGAEIHRCCLERGWLRRDRDSRIVRVTPAGQIGLRKTFGIDLSGGRAPAHLRAHGVMNLCLWTSSAE; translated from the coding sequence ATGGTCGAGGTGGCGGCGCTGGTGGGCGACACCGGGCGGGCCACGATGCTGGCGGCGCTGATGGGTGGACAGGCGCTGACCGCAAGCGAGCTCGCCTCTCGTGCGCGGATATCGAGATCGACCGCGAGCGGACACCTCGGCAAGCTGGTCCGCGCGCGGTTGCTCGACGTGACGCAGAAGCGGCGCAACCGCTATTACCGCATTGCCTCGCCGCTGATTGCCGGAATGCTGGAAGGCATCAAGGCAGTCGCCGCGATCGAGGTTCCGCAACGTCACCAACCGCGCTCGATCGGCGATGACCGGCTCCGCTTCGCGCGCACCTGCTATGACCATCTGGCTGGCCAACTGGGCGTCGCGATCGCAGATGCTCTCGTTGCCGAAGGGCACATTGTCCTCGCGGGTGACGGCGGCGAGGTAACGGCATCGGGGATCAACTTCCTCTCCGCATTCGGCGCGGCGCTGGGGCCGAAATCCGGAGGCCGGCGAATCTTCTGCCGTCCCTGCCTCGACTGGAGCGAGCGCCGCCATCACCTCGCCGGTCACGTCGGCGCGGAGATACACCGTTGCTGCCTGGAGCGCGGCTGGCTGAGGCGGGACCGCGACAGCCGAATCGTGCGCGTCACGCCGGCCGGCCAGATCGGTTTGCGCAAGACATTCGGCATCGATCTGAGCGGTGGCCGCGCTCCGGCACATTTGCGCGCGCACGGAGTTATGAACTTGTGCCTATGGACATCGTCCGCGGAATGA
- a CDS encoding ABC transporter ATP-binding protein, with the protein MTTAPPAVSIKNLRIALPKGAERPFAVDGVSLDLHPGKIVCVVGESGSGKSMCAHALMGLLPDTVAVASGEIQFEGRDLLKLDDDGWRDLRGRRLAMIFQEPMTALNPLMRIGDQMAEMFEAHGLLTPKERRAKALALAREVGLPDPERIVRAYPHQLSGGQRQRAMIAMALALEPAVLVADEPTTALDVTTQAQILKLIRNLQQSRNMAVMFITHDFGVVADIADQVVVLRHGKVVEEGPAATVFSEPQHDYTKALLAAVPSMDPPARSPLDNQARAVEVIGLDKTYVTSGGWFREDRRVDAARAVNFSILKGETLGLVGESGSGKSSVARLVMRLIEADRGTVRIGETDLTSLAGKALRAERHRIQMIFQDPFASLNPRRKIGHIIAAGPIAAGVDPKVAFDRARDLLKMVGLDAGSLERYPHEFSGGQRQRIGIARALALEPEIIVADEAVSALDVSVQAQVLRLLEDLKARLGLSMLFITHDLRVAAQICDRIAVMQRGAIVELKPTAQLFAAPEHAYTRELLAAVPGRKERAPAA; encoded by the coding sequence ATGACGACCGCCCCGCCCGCCGTCTCCATCAAGAACCTCAGGATCGCGCTGCCCAAGGGTGCCGAACGTCCCTTCGCCGTCGACGGCGTCTCGCTGGACTTGCATCCCGGCAAGATCGTTTGCGTCGTCGGCGAGTCCGGCTCCGGCAAGTCGATGTGCGCCCATGCGCTGATGGGTCTGTTGCCCGATACGGTGGCTGTCGCCTCCGGCGAGATCCAGTTCGAAGGCCGCGACCTTCTCAAGCTCGATGACGACGGCTGGCGCGATCTGCGCGGACGCCGGCTCGCGATGATTTTTCAGGAGCCGATGACCGCGCTCAATCCGTTGATGCGGATCGGCGACCAGATGGCGGAGATGTTCGAGGCGCACGGCCTGCTGACGCCGAAGGAGCGGCGCGCCAAGGCGCTGGCGCTGGCCCGGGAGGTCGGCCTGCCCGACCCTGAAAGGATCGTGCGCGCCTATCCGCACCAGCTCTCCGGCGGCCAGCGCCAGCGCGCCATGATCGCGATGGCGCTCGCGCTCGAGCCCGCGGTGCTGGTTGCGGACGAGCCGACCACCGCGCTGGACGTCACCACGCAGGCGCAGATCCTCAAGCTGATCCGCAACCTCCAGCAGAGCCGCAACATGGCGGTGATGTTCATCACCCACGATTTCGGCGTGGTCGCCGACATCGCCGACCAGGTCGTGGTGCTCCGCCACGGCAAGGTCGTGGAGGAAGGCCCGGCCGCGACCGTCTTCAGCGAGCCGCAGCACGACTACACCAAGGCGCTGCTCGCAGCCGTCCCCTCCATGGATCCGCCGGCGCGCAGCCCCCTCGACAACCAGGCCAGGGCGGTCGAGGTGATCGGGCTTGACAAAACCTATGTGACATCGGGCGGCTGGTTTCGCGAGGACCGCCGCGTCGATGCCGCGCGCGCGGTCAATTTCAGCATCCTCAAGGGCGAGACGCTCGGCCTTGTCGGCGAATCCGGCTCCGGGAAATCATCGGTGGCACGCCTCGTGATGCGGCTGATCGAGGCCGACCGCGGCACGGTGCGGATCGGCGAGACCGATCTCACCTCGCTCGCTGGCAAGGCGTTGCGCGCCGAGCGCCATCGCATCCAGATGATCTTCCAGGATCCGTTCGCCTCGCTCAATCCGCGCCGCAAGATCGGTCACATCATCGCCGCCGGCCCGATCGCGGCCGGCGTCGATCCGAAGGTCGCCTTCGATCGTGCCCGTGATCTCCTCAAGATGGTCGGCCTCGATGCCGGTTCACTCGAACGCTATCCGCATGAATTCTCCGGCGGCCAGCGCCAGCGGATCGGCATTGCGCGCGCACTGGCGCTCGAGCCGGAGATCATCGTCGCGGACGAAGCCGTCTCCGCGCTCGACGTCTCCGTGCAGGCGCAGGTCTTGCGGCTGCTCGAAGACCTCAAGGCACGCCTCGGCCTCTCGATGCTGTTCATCACCCACGACTTGCGCGTCGCCGCCCAAATCTGCGATCGGATCGCGGTGATGCAGCGCGGCGCTATTGTCGAATTGAAGCCGACGGCACAGCTCTTCGCCGCGCCGGAGCACGCCTATACGCGCGAGCTGCTGGCCGCCGTGCCGGGACGAAAGGAACGCGCGCCGGCGGCGTGA
- a CDS encoding ABC transporter permease has protein sequence MKQFWTSMLKSPSGVIGLIILLLAISVAVFGPMLFPNSPWRMVQRPFLPPFTLSTVPLGTDALGRDVFAGMIFGARVSLLVGLVSTLVALVVGIPIGAMAGYFGGRVDDALMRFTEFFQTIPSFALAIVLVAILQPSIYSIVTSIALVSWPPVARLVRGEVLSLRTREYVQAAIVTGQSNSWIILREILPNALSPVIVLASLMVATAILLESSLSFLGLGDPNLISWGYMVGAGRTVIRQAWWITVFPGVAILISVLGLNLIGEGLNDALNPRLSREGR, from the coding sequence ATGAAACAGTTCTGGACATCGATGCTCAAGAGCCCGAGCGGCGTCATCGGGCTCATCATTCTGCTGCTTGCCATCTCGGTCGCGGTATTCGGACCGATGCTGTTCCCGAACTCGCCCTGGCGCATGGTGCAGCGGCCGTTCCTGCCGCCGTTCACACTGTCGACCGTGCCGCTCGGCACCGACGCGCTCGGCCGCGACGTGTTCGCCGGCATGATCTTCGGCGCCCGCGTCTCGCTCCTGGTCGGCCTCGTCTCGACACTGGTCGCACTTGTCGTCGGCATCCCCATTGGCGCCATGGCCGGCTATTTCGGCGGCAGGGTCGACGATGCCCTGATGCGCTTCACCGAATTCTTCCAGACCATCCCGAGCTTCGCGCTCGCGATCGTTCTGGTCGCAATCCTGCAGCCTTCGATCTATTCGATCGTGACGTCGATCGCGCTGGTAAGCTGGCCGCCGGTCGCCCGCCTCGTGCGCGGCGAGGTGCTGTCGCTGCGCACGCGCGAATACGTCCAGGCCGCAATCGTCACCGGGCAAAGCAACAGCTGGATCATCCTGCGCGAGATCCTGCCCAACGCGCTGTCGCCGGTGATCGTGCTGGCCTCGCTGATGGTGGCGACCGCGATCCTGCTGGAATCCTCGCTGTCCTTCCTCGGCCTCGGCGATCCCAATCTGATCTCCTGGGGCTACATGGTCGGCGCCGGCCGCACCGTGATCCGCCAGGCCTGGTGGATCACGGTGTTTCCAGGCGTCGCCATCCTGATCTCCGTGCTCGGGCTGAACCTGATCGGCGAAGGCCTCAACGACGCGCTCAATCCGCGCCTGTCGCGGGAGGGCCGCTAG
- a CDS encoding ABC transporter permease, which translates to MLSFISQRIVKGVIVLLAIVVLNFFLIRLAPGDPAVVMAGEAGASDQVFVQQLREKFGLDKPLPEQLFIYVKGVVTLDLGFSFRQQAPVAKLIGERLPATLLLTLTAFAISLMLGILFGTFAARFAGTFLDTAITVFALIFYAMPLFWVALMGILLFSVTMDWLPSFGYETVGANLTGLSHVVDVAKHLIMPAMTLGLFFMATYTRMTRASMLEVKRLDFVKTARAKGLSDAVIQRRHVLRNALLPVVTLAGVHSGTLIGGAVITETVFAWPGIGRLMYDALLQRDYNLLLGVFVICSAMVLIFNLITDLVYRLVDPRIEFAS; encoded by the coding sequence ATGCTCTCCTTCATCTCCCAACGAATCGTGAAGGGCGTGATCGTCCTGCTTGCGATCGTCGTCCTCAACTTCTTCCTGATCCGGCTTGCGCCCGGCGATCCCGCGGTGGTGATGGCGGGCGAGGCCGGCGCCAGCGATCAGGTCTTCGTCCAACAGCTCCGGGAAAAGTTCGGCCTCGACAAGCCGCTGCCGGAGCAGCTCTTCATCTACGTCAAGGGCGTGGTCACCCTCGACCTCGGCTTCTCCTTCCGCCAGCAGGCACCGGTCGCAAAACTGATCGGCGAACGGCTGCCGGCAACGCTGCTGCTGACGCTGACCGCGTTCGCGATCTCGCTGATGCTCGGCATTCTCTTCGGCACCTTCGCCGCGCGCTTCGCCGGGACCTTTCTCGACACCGCCATCACGGTCTTTGCGCTGATCTTCTACGCCATGCCGCTGTTCTGGGTGGCGTTGATGGGCATTTTGCTGTTCTCGGTCACCATGGATTGGCTGCCGAGCTTCGGCTACGAGACGGTCGGCGCCAACCTCACCGGCCTTTCCCACGTCGTCGACGTCGCAAAGCACCTGATCATGCCGGCGATGACGCTCGGCCTGTTTTTCATGGCGACCTACACCCGCATGACGCGCGCCTCGATGCTGGAGGTGAAGCGGCTCGACTTCGTCAAGACCGCGCGCGCAAAGGGCCTCTCCGACGCCGTGATCCAGCGCCGCCACGTGCTCCGCAATGCGCTGCTGCCGGTCGTGACGCTGGCCGGCGTGCATTCCGGCACGCTGATCGGCGGCGCCGTCATCACCGAGACCGTGTTCGCCTGGCCCGGCATCGGACGGCTGATGTACGACGCGCTCTTGCAGCGCGACTACAATCTGCTGCTCGGCGTCTTCGTGATCTGCTCCGCCATGGTGCTGATCTTCAATCTCATCACCGACCTCGTCTATCGCCTGGTCGATCCGCGCATCGAATTCGCCTCATGA
- a CDS encoding ABC transporter substrate-binding protein, producing MPKRVLLGLLLACGLAAPAFEPVLAQEPKTGGTVNAVIQPEPPGLMLALVQNGPTQMVSGNIFEGLLRYSPKLEPQPELAESWSVSEDAKTYTFKLRKGVTWHDGKPFTAADVLFSIEMLKQTHARARNNLAQVDKVEAPDDYTVVFTLKQPFGPFLGIFEVGSMPMVPKHLYEGTDWKTNPYNNAPVGTGPFMFKEWQKGSFIRLAKNPNYYEKGKPYLDEIYWQIIPDAAARSVAYETGKVDVLPGGSVENFDVPRLSKLKDTCVTGAGWEFFSPLAWLWLNNRQGPLADKRVRQAIMYAIDRDFARDVIWNGLGKVATGPSASTIKYYTDDVKKYPYDPAKAKALLKEAGYKGEKIRLLPLAYGETWQRWGEAVKQNLQDVGMTIETIATDVAGGNQKIGDWDYDIAFTYLYQYGDPALGVGRNYVSSAIAKGQVFNNVEGYSNPEIDKLFADGAVATPDSKRKEIYKQAQKILVEDVPVAWMLELQFPTITRCKVKNLITTGIGVNDGFKDAWLDK from the coding sequence ATGCCGAAACGAGTGTTGCTTGGTCTCCTCCTGGCTTGCGGCCTTGCGGCCCCGGCATTTGAGCCAGTTCTTGCGCAAGAGCCGAAAACGGGGGGAACGGTCAATGCCGTGATCCAGCCCGAGCCGCCCGGCCTGATGCTGGCACTGGTGCAGAACGGCCCGACCCAGATGGTGTCGGGCAACATCTTCGAGGGGCTGCTGCGCTACAGCCCCAAGCTCGAACCCCAGCCGGAGCTCGCCGAGAGCTGGAGCGTCAGCGAGGACGCCAAGACCTACACCTTCAAGCTCCGGAAGGGCGTGACCTGGCACGACGGCAAGCCTTTCACCGCTGCGGACGTCTTGTTCTCCATCGAGATGCTGAAGCAGACCCATGCGCGCGCCCGCAACAACCTCGCCCAGGTCGACAAGGTCGAAGCACCCGACGATTACACCGTGGTGTTCACGCTGAAGCAGCCGTTCGGCCCGTTCCTCGGCATCTTCGAGGTCGGCTCGATGCCGATGGTGCCGAAGCATCTCTATGAAGGCACCGACTGGAAGACCAATCCCTACAACAACGCCCCTGTGGGCACCGGCCCCTTCATGTTCAAGGAATGGCAGAAGGGCTCGTTCATCCGCCTGGCGAAAAACCCGAACTATTACGAGAAGGGCAAGCCCTATCTCGACGAGATCTACTGGCAGATCATTCCCGACGCCGCGGCGCGCTCGGTGGCGTATGAAACGGGCAAGGTCGACGTGCTGCCCGGCGGCTCGGTCGAGAATTTCGACGTGCCACGGCTGTCCAAGCTGAAGGACACCTGCGTCACCGGCGCCGGCTGGGAGTTCTTCTCGCCGCTGGCCTGGCTGTGGCTCAACAACCGCCAGGGTCCGCTCGCCGACAAGCGGGTGCGGCAGGCGATCATGTACGCGATCGACCGCGACTTCGCCAGGGACGTGATCTGGAACGGGCTCGGCAAGGTCGCGACCGGGCCGTCCGCCTCGACCATCAAATATTACACCGACGACGTGAAGAAATATCCGTACGACCCGGCCAAGGCCAAGGCGCTGCTGAAGGAAGCCGGCTACAAGGGCGAGAAGATCCGTCTGCTGCCGCTCGCCTATGGCGAGACCTGGCAGCGCTGGGGTGAAGCCGTGAAGCAGAACCTCCAGGACGTCGGCATGACCATCGAGACCATCGCCACCGACGTCGCCGGCGGCAACCAGAAGATCGGCGATTGGGACTACGACATCGCCTTCACCTATCTCTACCAGTACGGCGATCCCGCGCTCGGGGTGGGACGCAACTACGTCTCCAGCGCCATCGCCAAGGGTCAGGTGTTCAACAACGTCGAGGGCTACTCGAACCCGGAGATCGACAAGCTGTTCGCCGACGGCGCGGTCGCCACACCGGACTCCAAACGCAAGGAGATCTACAAGCAGGCGCAGAAGATCCTGGTCGAGGACGTGCCGGTGGCCTGGATGCTCGAGCTGCAATTTCCGACCATCACGCGCTGCAAGGTCAAGAACCTGATCACCACGGGGATCGGGGTCAACGACGGCTTCAAGGACGCATGGCTCGACAAGTGA
- a CDS encoding TetR/AcrR family transcriptional regulator — MDNASRSERSRNAALEAAIAIIARDGPGRLTLDAIARESGLSKGGVMHQFRTKEAVLKALLERQMAHFEEFSTRYMAKASETSANPNLATQLATVREAATSPNSAALALVAAMVENPRLMALPREREMERMAAIREEAADPDLAMLRWAGAMGLLLSSLFGMSPLGKDEHERLFARLLDDAQWSGLAQPVATRAAKSGAAPVAKAATRRKRA, encoded by the coding sequence ATGGACAATGCCAGCCGCTCCGAACGATCCCGTAACGCCGCGCTCGAGGCGGCCATCGCGATCATCGCGCGCGATGGGCCGGGCCGGTTGACGCTCGACGCGATCGCGCGCGAGAGCGGCCTCAGCAAGGGCGGCGTGATGCATCAGTTCCGCACCAAGGAGGCGGTGCTGAAGGCGTTGCTCGAGCGGCAGATGGCGCATTTCGAGGAGTTCTCGACGCGTTATATGGCGAAGGCGAGCGAGACCTCCGCGAATCCAAATCTGGCGACTCAGCTCGCGACCGTGCGGGAAGCTGCGACCTCGCCGAATTCCGCCGCGCTGGCGCTGGTTGCGGCCATGGTGGAGAACCCTCGCCTGATGGCGCTGCCGCGCGAGCGCGAGATGGAGCGGATGGCGGCGATCCGGGAAGAGGCCGCGGACCCGGATCTTGCGATGCTGCGCTGGGCCGGAGCGATGGGACTGCTGCTGAGCTCGCTGTTCGGTATGTCGCCGCTCGGCAAGGACGAGCACGAGCGGCTGTTCGCGCGCCTGCTCGACGACGCACAATGGAGCGGTCTCGCCCAACCGGTGGCAACGCGCGCCGCCAAATCCGGAGCGGCACCGGTCGCGAAGGCGGCAACCCGGCGCAAGCGCGCCTGA
- a CDS encoding DUF3313 domain-containing protein: protein MNRSIAMRGLGTLVFCAGMGGCASVAPVPYSEMASSAFLAPDKSDASGRVPYRYSTPVDWRAYNKVILDPVVVYRGKDHQFGDMSDKDKATLAAYMQNCFADRLRSRFALARERGPNTLRVRLTLTGAVTNTPVLGTLSRFDMAGAVYNGVQAARDGEGMMTGSVIYGVEIFDATSSRLLSAYVTKQYPAAYDIKATTGALAAATAGLDKGADALMAQLN from the coding sequence ATGAATCGCTCGATCGCCATGCGCGGTCTGGGAACGCTGGTGTTTTGCGCTGGCATGGGTGGCTGTGCCTCGGTTGCTCCCGTGCCCTATTCGGAGATGGCGTCCTCGGCCTTCCTGGCCCCGGACAAATCGGATGCCTCCGGCCGCGTGCCCTACCGCTATTCGACGCCGGTCGACTGGCGCGCATACAATAAGGTGATCCTCGATCCCGTCGTGGTCTACCGCGGCAAGGACCATCAGTTCGGCGACATGTCCGACAAGGACAAAGCGACGCTCGCCGCCTACATGCAGAATTGTTTCGCCGACCGGCTGCGCAGCCGCTTCGCGCTGGCGCGCGAGCGCGGACCGAACACGCTGCGGGTCAGGCTGACGCTCACCGGCGCCGTCACCAACACGCCGGTGCTCGGCACGCTCTCGCGCTTCGACATGGCCGGTGCGGTCTACAACGGCGTGCAGGCCGCGCGCGACGGCGAGGGCATGATGACCGGCTCGGTCATCTACGGCGTCGAGATCTTCGACGCGACGAGCTCGCGGCTGCTCTCGGCCTATGTCACCAAGCAATACCCGGCTGCCTACGACATCAAGGCCACCACCGGCGCGCTCGCGGCCGCGACGGCCGGCCTCGACAAGGGCGCCGACGCGCTGATGGCGCAGCTGAACTGA